One stretch of Synechococcus sp. UW179A DNA includes these proteins:
- a CDS encoding MTH1187 family thiamine-binding protein, protein MRVSVDLCLVPLGVGVSLGPSIAECQRVINASGLDHQLGPDGTAIEGGWDELFACVKACHERLHQEGVQRIHATLRVNTRIDRIQSFRDKVNSVNRLMP, encoded by the coding sequence GTGCGGGTAAGCGTTGATCTGTGTTTGGTTCCGCTGGGGGTTGGTGTGTCGTTAGGGCCTTCGATCGCTGAGTGCCAACGGGTGATCAACGCTTCCGGACTGGATCATCAGCTCGGACCTGATGGCACAGCCATCGAAGGAGGCTGGGATGAGCTCTTCGCTTGTGTGAAGGCCTGTCATGAGCGGCTGCATCAGGAAGGAGTGCAGCGGATTCACGCCACACTTCGCGTCAACACTCGCATTGATCGCATCCAGTCGTTTCGCGACAAGGTGAACAGCGTGAATCGCCTGATGCCGTGA
- a CDS encoding Nif11-like leader peptide family natural product precursor — MSSNGLMEWGSDHCTLLFMSLQDLDTLLQQRHNEQDLAQQLSEPVSVETLIQLGRERGLSITEDDVISAQLREDSDAPSAELQKRMADESRRLRHFIQG; from the coding sequence ATGTCTAGCAATGGTCTGATGGAATGGGGTTCTGATCACTGCACGCTGCTGTTTATGTCCCTTCAGGATCTCGATACCCTTCTCCAGCAACGCCACAACGAGCAGGACCTGGCACAGCAACTCTCGGAGCCTGTGTCTGTCGAAACCTTGATCCAGCTCGGACGTGAGCGTGGACTCTCGATCACCGAAGACGACGTGATCAGCGCTCAGTTGAGGGAAGATTCCGACGCTCCGTCCGCTGAGCTGCAAAAGCGTATGGCAGATGAGTCCAGGCGGTTAAGGCATTTCATTCAGGGTTGA
- the gyrA gene encoding DNA gyrase subunit A, which produces MTDSVGPGSGGPGDSDDRIIQTDLRNEMSRSYLEYAMSVIVGRALPDARDGLKPVHRRILYAMYELGLTSDRPYRKCARVVGEVLGKYHPHGDTAVYDALVRMAQSFSMSMPLIDGHGNFGSVDNDPPAAMRYTESRLQALTTDSLLEDIEAETVDFIDNFDGSQQEPTVLPSRIPQLLLNGSAGIAVGMATNIPPHNLGELIAGLLALIEKPDIGDQELMALIPGPDFPTGGQILGRTGIKETYLSGRGSVTMRGVAGIETLEVPGRPDRDAVIITELPYQTNKAALIERIAEMVNDKKLEGISDIRDESDRDGMRIVVELRRDAYPQVVLNNLYKLTPLQSNFSAYMLALVNGEPILLTLRKMLEVFLDFRVETIERRTRYLLRKAEERDHILLGLLLALDQLDPIIALIRAAPDTATARQQLQERHGLSEVQADAILQMQLRRLTALEADKIRLEHEDLVAKIADYKDILGRRERVFGLIQDELNQLRDRHAVPRRTEILDLGGGLEDIDLIANERSVVLVTETGYLKRMPVSEFEATSRGTRGKAGTRSQGEDAVKLFIGCNDHDTLLLFSDRGVSYALPAYRVPQCSRTAKGTPVVQLLPIPREEAITSLLAVSEFNDDTDLLMLTQGGFIKRTRLSAFSNIRSNGLIAIGLEDGDALTWVRLSVPGDSVLIGSKAGMTIHFRLSDDELRPLGRTARGVRSMNLRAGDELVSMDVLPVELADQIAASSDDGDDEGTPASEGPWVLVASAAGLGKRVPVTQFRLQKRAGMGLRAMKFRTDADQLVGLSVLGAGEELLLVSEKGVIVRTSADAIPQQSRAATGVRLQKLDKGDRLLKVVLVPPEAETHELDDASADSDSSEAVDVNSESAPADS; this is translated from the coding sequence ATGACGGATTCAGTGGGGCCCGGCAGCGGCGGTCCCGGCGATTCCGACGATCGGATCATCCAGACAGACCTGCGCAACGAGATGTCGCGCTCGTATCTCGAGTACGCGATGAGCGTGATCGTCGGCAGAGCTCTGCCTGACGCCCGTGATGGTCTCAAACCCGTACATCGCAGGATTCTGTATGCGATGTATGAGCTGGGTCTCACCAGTGATCGCCCCTACCGCAAGTGCGCGCGTGTGGTGGGTGAAGTGCTCGGCAAATACCACCCCCATGGGGATACGGCTGTCTACGACGCACTCGTGCGGATGGCCCAGAGTTTTTCCATGTCGATGCCTCTGATCGACGGGCATGGCAACTTTGGCTCGGTGGACAACGATCCGCCAGCCGCCATGCGATATACCGAATCGCGGTTACAGGCACTTACGACCGATTCCCTCCTCGAAGATATCGAGGCGGAGACCGTCGATTTCATTGACAACTTCGACGGTTCGCAACAAGAGCCCACGGTTCTGCCATCACGGATCCCCCAGCTTTTGCTAAACGGCTCGGCCGGAATCGCCGTGGGCATGGCGACCAATATTCCTCCTCACAACCTGGGAGAGCTGATCGCTGGTCTTCTGGCCCTTATTGAGAAGCCTGACATCGGCGACCAGGAGCTGATGGCCCTGATCCCAGGCCCTGATTTTCCGACCGGAGGCCAGATCCTGGGTCGCACAGGAATTAAGGAGACCTATCTCAGTGGTCGCGGTTCGGTGACGATGCGCGGTGTGGCCGGCATAGAAACACTCGAGGTGCCCGGCCGTCCTGATCGCGATGCCGTGATTATTACCGAGCTCCCTTATCAGACCAACAAAGCAGCGTTGATTGAGCGCATTGCTGAGATGGTCAACGACAAAAAGCTGGAAGGGATCTCAGATATCAGGGATGAAAGTGATCGCGACGGCATGCGCATCGTCGTTGAGCTTCGCCGCGATGCCTATCCCCAGGTGGTGCTGAACAACCTCTACAAGCTCACACCTCTTCAGAGCAATTTCAGCGCTTACATGCTGGCCCTTGTGAATGGTGAGCCGATCCTGCTCACACTGCGCAAGATGCTCGAGGTCTTTCTCGACTTCAGGGTCGAGACGATCGAGCGCCGCACGCGCTACCTGCTGCGCAAGGCTGAGGAGCGCGATCACATCCTGCTCGGTTTGCTGCTGGCCCTCGACCAGCTCGATCCGATCATCGCCCTGATCAGGGCTGCCCCCGATACCGCCACAGCTCGTCAGCAGCTGCAGGAGCGTCATGGCTTGAGCGAGGTTCAAGCAGACGCGATTCTGCAGATGCAGCTGCGGAGACTCACTGCTCTTGAGGCCGACAAGATCCGCTTAGAGCATGAGGATCTGGTTGCCAAGATCGCTGATTACAAGGACATTCTCGGGCGGCGGGAACGGGTCTTCGGACTGATCCAGGACGAACTCAATCAGCTGAGGGATCGTCATGCCGTTCCCCGTCGAACTGAGATTCTCGATCTTGGCGGCGGTCTCGAAGACATTGATCTGATCGCCAACGAGCGCTCGGTCGTGCTGGTGACCGAAACGGGCTATCTCAAGCGGATGCCGGTGAGCGAATTTGAAGCCACCAGTCGGGGAACGCGCGGTAAGGCTGGCACCAGAAGTCAGGGTGAGGATGCGGTCAAGCTGTTCATCGGCTGCAATGACCACGACACCCTGTTGCTATTCAGTGACCGGGGCGTGTCGTATGCCTTACCCGCGTATCGCGTTCCTCAGTGCAGCCGAACGGCCAAGGGAACACCTGTGGTGCAGTTATTGCCCATTCCCAGAGAGGAGGCAATCACCTCGCTACTGGCCGTGTCTGAGTTCAACGACGACACCGATCTATTGATGCTGACCCAGGGGGGATTCATCAAACGCACTCGCCTGTCGGCGTTCAGCAACATCCGCTCCAACGGTTTGATTGCCATCGGTCTTGAGGATGGTGACGCGCTCACGTGGGTGAGGCTATCCGTGCCCGGCGACAGTGTGCTCATCGGCTCGAAAGCCGGAATGACCATTCACTTCCGCCTCAGTGACGATGAACTTCGTCCTCTGGGCCGCACCGCCCGCGGTGTTCGCTCGATGAATCTGCGCGCAGGGGATGAACTGGTGAGCATGGATGTGCTGCCGGTAGAGCTGGCCGATCAGATCGCTGCAAGTTCCGACGACGGTGATGACGAAGGCACCCCTGCCAGCGAAGGGCCCTGGGTGCTGGTGGCCTCAGCAGCGGGACTCGGCAAGAGAGTTCCGGTGACTCAATTCCGGCTGCAGAAGCGCGCTGGAATGGGTCTGAGGGCCATGAAATTCCGCACAGATGCTGATCAGCTGGTGGGTCTGAGCGTTCTTGGAGCCGGGGAGGAGTTACTTCTGGTGAGTGAAAAAGGGGTGATCGTCCGGACCAGTGCCGATGCCATTCCGCAGCAATCACGAGCAGCCACGGGTGTTCGCCTTCAGAAGCTCGACAAGGGTGATCGCCTCCTCAAGGTGGTGCTGGTTCCTCCGGAAGCCGAGACGCATGAGCTTGATGACGCTTCAGCCGACTCTGATTCCAGTGAGGCTGTCGACGTCAACTCTGAGAGTGCGCCGGCGGACAGCTGA
- a CDS encoding signal protein, whose protein sequence is MRDRLWIVIPAAGFPFLLVMFIVLWQSLQQQKRIIQDLVKQLDGLEVVELRNREGSQALIEQQLGVLQTRQQALQRQIGNLESWQRASGDRERALWNRLETPSPSKQGSDLTDERDTERTTPPARPSSPELPSPPPSAQQPIISP, encoded by the coding sequence ATGCGTGATCGCCTCTGGATTGTCATCCCCGCAGCTGGATTTCCATTCCTGCTGGTGATGTTCATTGTTCTCTGGCAGTCTCTGCAACAACAGAAACGCATCATTCAGGATCTGGTGAAGCAGCTTGACGGACTCGAAGTTGTCGAGCTGCGTAACAGGGAAGGAAGCCAAGCACTGATCGAACAGCAGCTGGGAGTTCTACAGACAAGACAACAAGCGCTGCAGAGGCAAATCGGCAATCTGGAAAGCTGGCAGCGTGCTTCCGGTGATCGGGAACGGGCCCTCTGGAACAGGCTCGAGACACCGTCCCCATCCAAACAGGGTTCAGACCTTACGGACGAGCGGGACACTGAGCGAACAACACCACCCGCACGGCCATCTTCTCCAGAGCTGCCATCGCCACCGCCTTCAGCTCAGCAGCCAATCATCAGCCCTTAA
- a CDS encoding glycoside hydrolase family 57 protein yields the protein MANGALALVLHAHLPFVRGAEAHSLEEDWFFQALIECYLPLLETLESAAADPGQSPQLTMGLSPTLLSLLADPTLRQRFPAWIEARLNLLHHAPADRRAAAEHLTSSFQRHLAAWQRCDGNLIPRFSELQRQGVLDLLTCGATHGYLPLLREHPEVVRAQLRTAVREHHRLLGERPLGIWLPECAYYEGLDRWMRDAGLRYAVLDGHGLLHAQPRPRYGVYAPIVSRQGVAFFGRDSDATLPVWSAKDGYPGDPWYREFHRDLGWDLPAEQIEAMGLPAQRPLGLKLHRVSDPAGGLDGKQPYQPQRAIERTRDHARHFLAGRRQQLNRLGKGMAIEPLLVAPFDAELFGHWWFEGPGFLAELFRQAPEQNIRFTSLRGVLNAQPNLQICDPCPSSWGRGGFHDYWLNETNAWIIPEWSRAGRVMVDRCSRGVGSELDLRLLHQAGRELLLAQSSDWSFILRAGTTTELARERIERHLERFWRLIAAIERREQLPEGWLEELEQEDALFPLIQPADWSSINA from the coding sequence GTGGCCAACGGGGCACTGGCTCTTGTTCTGCACGCCCATCTGCCGTTCGTCCGCGGCGCGGAAGCTCACTCGCTTGAAGAGGACTGGTTCTTCCAGGCGTTGATCGAGTGCTATCTGCCCCTGCTAGAAACGCTCGAGAGTGCTGCTGCCGATCCGGGGCAGAGCCCACAGCTGACCATGGGGCTTTCGCCGACCCTGCTGTCACTACTGGCGGATCCCACTCTCAGACAACGTTTTCCTGCCTGGATCGAAGCGCGACTCAACCTGTTGCACCATGCCCCAGCTGACCGTCGAGCGGCAGCGGAGCATTTGACCAGCAGCTTCCAGCGCCACCTCGCAGCCTGGCAACGCTGTGACGGCAACCTGATTCCACGCTTCTCAGAACTCCAGCGCCAGGGCGTTCTCGATCTGCTCACCTGTGGAGCGACCCATGGGTATCTACCACTGCTGAGAGAGCATCCAGAGGTGGTGCGTGCTCAGTTGCGAACTGCCGTTAGAGAGCACCACAGATTGCTGGGAGAGAGGCCTCTTGGCATCTGGCTGCCCGAATGCGCTTACTACGAAGGACTGGATCGTTGGATGCGCGATGCAGGGCTGCGCTACGCCGTCCTCGATGGGCACGGACTTCTGCATGCCCAACCGCGCCCGCGTTACGGGGTTTATGCACCGATTGTGAGCCGTCAGGGGGTGGCCTTCTTCGGTCGCGATAGTGATGCCACCCTGCCGGTCTGGTCAGCGAAGGATGGCTATCCAGGCGATCCCTGGTATCGGGAATTTCACAGGGATCTGGGCTGGGATCTGCCAGCTGAACAGATCGAAGCCATGGGTCTGCCGGCCCAGCGTCCACTGGGACTGAAGTTGCACCGGGTCAGCGATCCTGCCGGAGGCCTGGATGGCAAACAGCCTTACCAGCCTCAACGAGCGATCGAACGCACCCGTGACCATGCCCGGCATTTCCTAGCGGGCAGACGGCAACAACTCAATCGACTGGGCAAGGGCATGGCCATCGAACCTCTGCTCGTAGCACCTTTTGATGCTGAGCTCTTTGGCCACTGGTGGTTTGAGGGTCCTGGTTTTCTGGCTGAACTATTCCGCCAGGCACCAGAACAGAACATCCGATTCACAAGCCTGCGTGGCGTCCTGAACGCCCAACCGAATCTTCAGATCTGCGATCCCTGCCCTTCCAGCTGGGGCAGGGGTGGCTTTCACGATTATTGGCTCAACGAAACCAACGCCTGGATCATTCCTGAATGGAGCCGAGCAGGTCGAGTGATGGTGGATCGCTGCAGCCGCGGTGTGGGCAGTGAACTCGATCTTCGTCTGTTGCATCAGGCCGGGCGGGAACTGCTACTGGCTCAGTCCTCGGACTGGAGTTTCATTCTCAGGGCAGGCACCACAACGGAACTAGCCCGAGAGCGCATCGAGCGTCACCTCGAACGCTTCTGGCGGTTGATCGCCGCGATCGAGCGACGAGAGCAACTACCAGAGGGATGGCTCGAGGAACTGGAGCAGGAAGACGCCCTGTTCCCCTTGATTCAGCCAGCTGACTGGAGCAGCATCAATGCCTGA
- a CDS encoding 2-isopropylmalate synthase produces the protein MAHDPGRVLIFDTTLRDGEQSPGASLNLEEKLAIAQQLARLGVDVIEAGFPFASPGDFAAVQRIAQQVGGEHGPVICGLSRASKGDIKACAEAVAPAPRRRIHTFIATSDIHLEHKLRKSRKEVLAIVPDMVAYAHSLVDDVEFSCEDAGRSDPEFLYEVIEAAIAAGATTINIPDTVGYTTPTEFGELIAGIDRHVPNIGDAVLSVHGHNDLGLAVANFLEAVKNGARQLECTINGIGERAGNAALEELVMALHVRRRYFNPFFGRDADSPTPLTAVRTEEITKTSRLVSNLTGMVVQPNKAIVGANAFAHESGIHQDGVLKNRLTYEIVDARTVGLSDNRISLGKLSGRSAVRARLEELGYNLSREDLDDAFARFKDLADRKREITDRDLEAIVSEQVQQPEARYQLKLVQVSCGSSLSPTATVTLADEDGKEQTMASIGTGPVDAVCQALNALAGEPNELVEFSVKSVTEGIDAIGEVTIRLRRDGELYSGHSADTDVVVAAAQAFVNALNRLVAGTAQQALHPQRDTAPLDARPTL, from the coding sequence ATGGCCCACGACCCAGGCCGCGTTTTGATCTTCGACACCACCCTCAGGGATGGTGAACAATCACCGGGAGCCAGTCTCAATCTTGAGGAGAAACTGGCGATCGCGCAGCAGCTGGCGAGACTGGGCGTTGATGTGATCGAGGCGGGTTTTCCCTTCGCGAGTCCTGGGGACTTCGCAGCTGTCCAGCGCATCGCCCAGCAGGTCGGTGGAGAACACGGGCCAGTGATCTGTGGGCTGTCGCGGGCGTCGAAAGGCGACATCAAGGCCTGCGCGGAAGCGGTGGCTCCTGCTCCACGCAGACGGATTCACACGTTCATCGCAACCAGCGATATTCACCTGGAACACAAGCTGCGAAAAAGTCGAAAGGAGGTGCTGGCCATCGTCCCCGACATGGTGGCTTACGCCCATTCACTGGTCGATGATGTTGAGTTCTCCTGCGAAGACGCAGGACGCAGTGACCCGGAATTTCTTTACGAAGTCATCGAGGCAGCGATCGCTGCAGGCGCCACCACCATCAATATTCCCGACACGGTCGGTTACACCACACCGACTGAGTTCGGTGAGCTGATCGCTGGTATTGATCGCCATGTTCCCAACATCGGCGATGCGGTGTTGTCCGTTCATGGACATAACGATCTCGGTCTTGCCGTCGCCAACTTCCTGGAGGCTGTCAAGAACGGAGCGCGACAGCTCGAATGCACGATCAACGGCATTGGTGAGCGAGCCGGTAACGCTGCCCTTGAAGAATTGGTGATGGCGTTGCATGTGCGCCGCCGCTATTTCAATCCCTTCTTTGGCCGCGATGCGGACTCGCCGACTCCACTCACGGCGGTGCGCACTGAGGAGATCACCAAAACCTCACGTCTGGTTTCCAACCTCACCGGCATGGTGGTGCAGCCCAATAAGGCGATCGTGGGCGCCAATGCGTTTGCCCATGAATCGGGGATCCACCAGGACGGTGTTCTCAAGAACCGGCTGACCTACGAAATCGTCGACGCCCGCACTGTGGGTCTCAGTGACAACCGCATTTCCCTGGGCAAACTCAGTGGTCGAAGTGCCGTGCGCGCGCGTCTGGAAGAGCTGGGCTACAACCTCAGTCGTGAGGATCTCGATGACGCCTTCGCTCGTTTCAAGGACCTTGCCGATCGCAAGCGCGAAATCACCGATCGCGATCTTGAAGCCATCGTCAGTGAGCAGGTTCAGCAGCCGGAGGCCCGCTATCAGCTGAAGCTGGTGCAGGTGAGTTGCGGCAGCAGCCTCAGCCCCACCGCCACGGTCACCCTGGCGGATGAGGATGGCAAGGAGCAGACCATGGCGTCGATCGGCACCGGTCCTGTGGATGCTGTGTGTCAAGCCCTCAATGCTCTGGCTGGGGAGCCCAATGAACTCGTTGAGTTCTCCGTGAAGTCGGTGACCGAGGGCATTGATGCCATCGGTGAGGTGACCATCAGGCTGCGACGCGACGGCGAGTTGTATTCGGGTCATTCCGCTGATACGGATGTGGTGGTGGCTGCGGCTCAGGCATTCGTGAATGCACTGAATCGTCTGGTTGCTGGGACTGCACAACAGGCTTTGCATCCCCAGAGGGACACAGCACCTCTTGATGCCCGCCCCACTCTCTGA
- a CDS encoding RluA family pseudouridine synthase, with protein sequence MAATAPQLAGCSLIYEHPEYLVVDKPSGLLSQPGLGSRQSDSLITRLQDCCPELRLVHRLDRDTSGLILVARNQSSLRSLSALFAVRRVHKLYLADVVRPLSGRRGSIQLPLARLQRMPPVYGPHPDGKPCCTLWRKWTQSTNCTRLWLRPLTGRSHQLRAHLAAVGAPISADRIYTSSDALGPMHLHAYALSFKDPFDNRRVRVRSALPSWAQQDWAQVDWPQAEKLRFAGMG encoded by the coding sequence TTGGCAGCAACGGCTCCTCAGCTCGCCGGTTGTTCGCTCATTTACGAGCATCCGGAGTATCTGGTGGTTGATAAGCCATCAGGCCTGCTGAGTCAGCCCGGACTTGGTTCCCGTCAAAGCGATTCCCTGATCACACGACTTCAGGACTGTTGCCCTGAGCTTCGCTTGGTGCATCGCCTCGATCGGGATACGTCAGGACTCATTCTTGTGGCCAGAAATCAGAGCAGCCTCCGGTCGCTCAGTGCTCTGTTTGCTGTGCGCAGAGTTCATAAGCTGTACCTCGCTGATGTGGTCAGGCCCTTGTCAGGCAGGCGAGGAAGCATTCAGCTTCCTCTGGCCAGGCTGCAGCGTATGCCGCCTGTGTATGGACCGCATCCTGATGGCAAGCCCTGTTGCACGCTCTGGCGAAAGTGGACGCAATCAACCAATTGCACGCGCCTGTGGTTGCGTCCCTTAACAGGCCGTTCCCATCAGTTACGTGCCCATCTGGCTGCTGTGGGGGCTCCCATCTCTGCTGATCGCATCTATACCTCCTCCGACGCTCTCGGCCCCATGCATCTGCATGCTTATGCGCTCAGTTTTAAAGACCCTTTTGACAACCGACGGGTTCGTGTGCGCTCTGCACTCCCATCTTGGGCACAGCAGGACTGGGCTCAGGTGGATTGGCCTCAAGCGGAGAAGCTGCGCTTTGCCGGAATGGGATAG
- a CDS encoding carbohydrate ABC transporter permease, translated as MQSSVTRDPAGQAGLRAGALLQLLLLILLALVVLVPLLWLVSTSLKGPAEDIFTSPPGLLPLQPSLDAYARLFQDNPLGRYLFNSTVVSLLAVVANLLFCSLAAYPLARMRFTGRGLVLGLVVATILIPFQVVMIPLYLLMVQLGLRNTLMALVIPQAATAFGLYLLRQSFLGVPAELEEAARMDGCSKLGEWWNVMIPAARADLITLAMFVFIGTWSDFLWPLVILDDPQLFTLPLGLQQLASSFSLDWRIVAAGSVISILPVLLLFILLQRFILPSASGDAVKG; from the coding sequence ATGCAGTCCTCCGTTACTCGAGACCCAGCGGGCCAAGCTGGGCTTCGTGCCGGGGCGTTGCTTCAGCTGTTGCTGCTGATTTTGCTGGCACTTGTTGTGCTTGTGCCCCTTCTCTGGCTGGTGAGCACGTCTCTGAAGGGCCCAGCAGAGGACATTTTCACGAGTCCTCCTGGCCTGTTGCCCTTGCAACCCAGTCTTGATGCCTACGCACGGCTGTTCCAAGACAACCCACTAGGTCGATACCTGTTCAACAGCACAGTGGTCAGCCTGTTGGCTGTGGTAGCCAATCTGCTGTTTTGTTCCCTGGCTGCCTACCCCCTGGCACGAATGCGCTTCACCGGGCGTGGCTTGGTTCTGGGCTTGGTGGTCGCCACCATCCTCATTCCGTTTCAGGTGGTGATGATCCCCCTGTATCTGCTGATGGTGCAGCTGGGACTGCGCAACACCCTGATGGCTCTTGTCATTCCCCAGGCAGCAACCGCCTTCGGCTTGTATCTGCTCCGTCAGAGCTTTCTTGGCGTTCCTGCTGAGCTGGAAGAGGCTGCTCGAATGGATGGCTGCAGCAAGCTCGGTGAGTGGTGGAACGTGATGATTCCAGCCGCACGAGCTGATCTCATCACCTTGGCAATGTTTGTGTTCATCGGCACTTGGAGCGATTTCCTTTGGCCATTGGTGATCCTGGACGATCCTCAGCTGTTCACACTGCCGCTGGGTCTGCAGCAGCTGGCCAGCAGTTTTTCCCTCGATTGGAGAATTGTGGCCGCAGGATCTGTGATTTCGATTCTTCCGGTGCTGCTGCTGTTCATCCTTCTGCAGCGCTTCATTCTTCCCAGTGCCAGTGGCGATGCGGTTAAGGGCTGA
- the crtL gene encoding lycopene beta cyclase produces the protein MASCADVLVLGGGPAALCIASELHQRGVAVEGIALEPVDAPWPNTYGIWVDELKALDLEHLIEHRWSDTVSYFGAGGSGVADQTLVHGIDYGLFDRAALQSYWLKRADGVLWHQDSAERVEAGAEHTLVSCASGEVRKARLVIDASGASSPHIRRPDQGPVAGQAAYGLVGRFSAAPIRSGRFVLMDYRSNHLSEMQRLEPPTFLYAMDLGDGVFFVEETSLALAPGVSYNVLKQRLKQRLEHRGVQIIDVIHEEFCLFPMNLPLPDRNQPLLAFGGAASMVHPASGYMVGALLRRGPGLADTLAAVLADPSLRPAELARQGWQALWPTELVLRHQLYQFGLSRLMGFNESLLRSHFATFFSLAREDWFGFLTNTLPLPRLMAVMLRLFALSPWELRRGLVLGAAKRQEPEFRH, from the coding sequence TTGGCTAGCTGCGCTGATGTGCTGGTGCTTGGGGGCGGTCCAGCCGCTCTCTGTATTGCTTCTGAACTGCACCAGCGCGGAGTTGCTGTTGAGGGCATTGCTCTTGAGCCCGTTGACGCACCATGGCCTAACACCTACGGCATCTGGGTCGATGAGTTGAAGGCCCTCGACCTTGAGCACTTGATCGAGCATCGCTGGAGCGACACGGTCAGCTACTTCGGAGCTGGTGGCTCAGGGGTCGCAGATCAAACGCTGGTTCACGGCATCGACTACGGGTTGTTCGATCGGGCTGCTTTACAGAGCTATTGGCTCAAGCGAGCCGATGGCGTGCTCTGGCATCAGGACTCCGCCGAACGGGTCGAAGCAGGAGCAGAGCACACCCTGGTGAGCTGCGCCTCCGGCGAAGTGCGCAAGGCCAGGCTTGTTATTGATGCATCCGGTGCCAGTAGCCCGCACATCCGCAGGCCTGATCAGGGCCCGGTTGCTGGGCAGGCAGCCTATGGACTCGTTGGGCGTTTCTCAGCGGCCCCGATCCGCAGCGGACGTTTCGTGTTGATGGATTACCGCAGCAACCATCTCAGTGAGATGCAGCGTTTGGAACCTCCCACGTTTCTTTATGCCATGGATCTCGGTGATGGGGTGTTCTTTGTCGAAGAGACATCACTGGCTTTGGCACCGGGCGTTTCTTACAACGTTCTCAAGCAGCGGCTGAAACAGCGCCTAGAGCATCGCGGCGTTCAGATCATCGATGTAATTCACGAGGAGTTCTGTCTGTTTCCAATGAATCTGCCTCTACCGGATCGCAATCAACCGTTGCTCGCCTTTGGTGGTGCTGCCAGCATGGTGCACCCAGCATCGGGCTACATGGTTGGGGCGCTGCTGCGTCGTGGGCCTGGACTGGCGGACACCTTGGCTGCAGTTTTGGCTGACCCGTCGCTAAGACCGGCCGAGCTTGCAAGGCAGGGCTGGCAGGCTCTCTGGCCGACTGAGCTGGTGCTTCGGCATCAGCTTTATCAGTTTGGTCTGAGCCGTCTAATGGGATTCAACGAAAGCCTGCTTCGGAGCCATTTCGCCACCTTTTTCTCCCTGGCCAGAGAAGACTGGTTTGGCTTCCTGACCAACACCTTGCCGCTGCCCCGGCTGATGGCAGTGATGCTGCGACTGTTTGCCCTGTCTCCATGGGAACTGAGGCGTGGGCTTGTGCTCGGAGCAGCGAAACGGCAGGAGCCAGAGTTCAGGCATTGA